The genomic segment CAAATGATGTTTATTTTAGCATAAATCTTTATCATTTTATCTTGTTATTCTGGTATTCTTGTATCTTGAATTTTTCCCTTCTTTCCAGAATGGCTTCCGCTTCTCGTTTCTTGGGCTAACATGGTGACCTATACAGTTTAGGATTCATGCTTTATATCAATGGACGAAAAGTGTGAAATAATCTATATATTACTCTTTTATGTATCCAAGAGTCGATATCTCAACACACGAGTAATATTAATATTGATAGTGTTGATGTGAGAAAACATACGTATTTAAATTTAAGATCAGAGTAGTATCGGTGACTTGAACTTCTAAAACTATAAAAATTGTTGAATTCAATACTCCTGCTTGAAAATACACAAAACCTACTCAGTCGCAGAAGTGGGGAAGGGGTGAATAAGGTATCAATACATTACCATAAATCGgcattatcaaaataaatatgaaGGGTAAagtgaaaaatatataattatttttaggtCTCTAGTCAATCCAATCTCACTTTACGATGCATTTGAATTTATGGATTGAAAGCTGAAGATTTCAAATACATTGGATTCAAATATGAAATCATTTCAAATACTCTCCTCAAATACTTCATCAAATCTAAACACAACCATATATTTGAAATTGTTTTTTGATTGCACTGgattgagaaaaaaaaaaaacactttcGGCAAAAACTTTTTCATATacgaaaaataatattatgtttttatatataaatggtGAAAAAAATAGCATGTAATTCTCTTAAACTcccaaatttaatattataacctATACAAAAACTTGTcatgtttttatatataaatggtGAATTATATCTACAATAATTACAATATTTAATAACtatacttaatttaattaaaataattatatttacttGATACAATATTATATCTAcaataattacaataattatatttaatttacgtGATATACTATTATACCTACAATAATTACAATATTTAATGTTGTTAAAATTGAATTTCTAACCTCGTCCCACATTTAAAATTGTTGAAACTTTGGTGTTAAATACATTCTAAGCCACCCACAAAAGTTACATTTCATATGAAGATAGTGAATGTATAAAATTTAACCATGCTCGAGTTATTCAGAGCACGAGTTATTCGAAGTTTTTTCCGGTAAGAAAGATATGTACACATTTAATTAAAACTTCCCAACTTTACAAAGGCTTGTAAGAAAAAACCAGTTCATATCCTTACCTTCATGTGTTTTGGTTTATTCTTGAAGATCACTCATCACGTTGGTCAAGTGTATAATCACTTCTGATCTCTTTTTCTTGCTAATTCTCGAGCCATTTCTCTCATTTCCTCCGGTGATGGAGGCCGTGGCGCTTCAGGAGGGTACACGACATATTGACGCTTCACAATAAATCAACAACATGATTTAGAAAGCTTAACAAAGAATAATGTGTGTTGAACTTCATATAGCTAGATGAGAAAATAAAATCATAGCAAGACAAATGCTAAATAATTATGTGACTTACATTACATGCTTGACAAAATTAAGCCTGCAAACACATTGAACCACTGGCTAAGACAGTTTAAACTGAGCTCAGTTGACGTCAAGCTCGAGTACTTGTCGAGAACTTGAACTCAAGAATCAAGATactcttttaaaataatcattttacccaaaattgacatgattgagggtATTGGTAACTAAGTTGATAAAAACCAATGGATATTTCAACAATATGCTGCCAAAACTCAAACTAGAGATTCTCGAACAAGCTTGAGTTATTTGAAAATACTGGACTTGAGCTCGATTACTGAATTACTTTTCATTGACTTAATTGACTCCCTTACATCAATATCTTAAAAAGGCTTTATCCAAAATAGAACCAGGTTCAAGCAATTTTGTGTCACGTAAAATAACAATGCACGAAAAACATATACAAGTATTAGCCAACAATGTCTCAATCCGCCACGGCATAATTGTTTTTTAAACAAACCGAATTTCAGGATTCTACACCAAATCAGTATAGCTTTAGCTGCTATATATGTTGAGATAATGGCTGAGTTTAGCCAAATTAAAgtagaataaaaaaaattcgctGCAAACAATTGTTTGCCTTCCCCTACTAACTTCTCATTTGATTTTGCATATGAATTCAGAAATCACCATAAATGTGGATTGTTTTACATTTTTACATCATTTATGGATAAAAACACTTCTCCGAGTTGGTTCTGTGGCCTATTGACACTCATAGCAAAAATGCAAAACACCTTTCTCCCACTTTtgcttatatatatacaacaatatAACCTTCACCAAAACTACATGGTAAAGAATAATAATAACTCAAAAAAGGTGGCACGAAGATTATTTCCTCAAATTGAAAACTATATTTGATTATCTTCAGATCGTTATAGTGGGCAACACCATCATGTTTTCCAGATACAGAAAGCTATTTTTGGTTTGCTAAAAAGCACCAAACTATTTCTATCCAGTACTCTTCCCAATCGGATGAAAAATGTTCCATGTATTCAATCTATTTTGTACTCTTTATACAGAGGAAGCTAAATCATTTATGCTAGAAACCATAAAAATCTTCCTACCACATTTGTTACAAACTTTTCAGAAGCCAAGTAAAACATTAGTCATATTTTATCTGAAATTCAACCACCATGAACCATCTGACAGTTTTGCTCTTTAAATATAGAGCAAGTAGCCTCATTTATGCTAAAGCTACAATTTTTGTTCAATTCTGATAAAATTTGAATATGCTGCTTCGAGTAGTGTTTGACTCCAAGAATtcaagtaagaagaaaaatagcAGAGAAGGGGGGAAAAGGGAGGAAGAACACGGAGAACCAAGAGACAGGAGAGGAGCCAAGAGAAAGAAACAAACTAATAATTCTTATCTCTATTCGTTCCAAATATAACAAACattacatgcatatatcgctaTTAAGGACTCCTAACAAACTACTAATCATACTCATTTCATCAAATTGCATTATCATTGTCAATACCATAATAACCAAAAATTCATATGTTACATTTGTCATTTGAGAAATAGTTATTGTTATCTCGATACACACACTTTTGCAAGCAATGCAAGTCAATACCCAAAGAAACACCAAGAACCTAGAAACTGAAAAAGGTAAACTTGCAGCAGGCAACACAGATGCCTATCCTCTCAACTTCCatggtaatattttttaaaaaaagaaacaaatttTGCCCCATTCCCACCCCTAAAACTTTATAATCTAAAACTTCTATGCATTTTTAGGCCCTTATTTATAAACCTCACGAACCTGATACAATTTTCAAAAGGCTGATTCAAGTCCCAACAAATAAcagcattaaaaaaaaatccctTCTCTCGTAGTTCTATTTAAGAACATGAAATGGAATTTTGTCAAATCAACTTACATGAAATTTCAACCTACACAGCAGGTATGACTTTGTTCATGATCTCGTACACTACGAGTAGAAACTGAGGTAATTTAAATACCAATCACAAACTGAAGCTAAAAACCCATAACATAACACATGGGTCACCTTAAAGTATTAACTTGAATAACCAGAACGAATACCCTCACAACCCGTTTCAGAAAACAAAAGTTCCCACTTACCTCCAACAATTTATTGAACTCTCCAATTAAGCAAGAAAAAAGATCTttaaaaagcaataaaacaaaaaaatcttACCTTTCCCATGAATTTCTGGAGATTCTTGGCGTTGTTGGCGTAGAAATACATTAGCCCAATCGGAACAGTGACATATACTGCGAATTTCGCTATTTCTAAAATTCCCTTTGAAGTTCCCAAAGACGACATTGTGGTGAACTTCTTTTTACCAAAATTTGAAGTGATCGGAGAGATCTCTCAGTATAGGGACTAGGAATGAGTCCGATTCTTCCAGACTCCAGAGCACATAACCCCTGTGTAATATTTATTGTGTTAGATACTGTGATTTTCAACTGGTacgataatatatatatatatatatatatatatatatatatgaaaagaatattatttattattataaatatataattttgtacaaaaatattatatttatatattaattgaaaatattaaaaaatttaaaaatcataattgttGCAAGGTTATTTAACTATTAAGaattaaacaatatttatttatcatcttttattattattaaatattatattaattttgcataactcataattaaaaatcaaatttaaaattcgaaattttctattaaaataaaaaattaataaaaaatcaaatgaaaaattGAGTTCCGACCCCTTTTAGATTCaacaattaacatgaatttaaGCTTTTAAATGAACTAAAAGGGCTTAATAGAATTTTGGACTTAAATATGTAGAATCCACTTATATCATATTGAGCAGAAATAAATACGGTATAAAACTGTTGAAGGCTTttcatgtagtgacccgttccagaatcacctactagttgagaactaagcatgcaattaacttaattaataacaatcagagataacagcggaaataccaacaaatgatagttatacaacccaatcgaaatcagaacaactcaaaatataatcGGTACAACCCTATCGAAAAGaaaagtactgaaaactaaaccaaccagatactcactgtcctcctcctgctcttcccgagctgtccaacctgaggcctgccccgtgggaatggggtgtccaagataaacaaaaaccgaggacgtgagcgataagaacgcccagtacaaaagcatgagtatacaaacctatatgaaatgcacatgctatgatatgataccagggtagtcaagaaacaggagtaacaaaggatctcaaaatgctcagtctagaggcgccaagtggatagtgccgcgcggtccaacctctgggtcactgcatccactgcaagaacagacgtggacctaaaatgtcccggaccaccgaagccctcccgacccgtcggccactgtgtactctcggtgtccatgcgtccacaagacaagacagggctgagcggccccacaagatatagcttatctcgaaagagatacagctcaacagtaaaggctatctcgaaggagatacggctcaacatgaaatgcaacgtgcagtaataaacgtgacataatagcatgcatcatatgacatatatcaatgcaccacataatcatgcaacacatataagaatgtatactcaaccaggatatctcggatagtactttcgtacctctatcacagcaatcctaatccactggaataaccagacaacaggtctagtccaagcctattcatcaagtgaaaaccatcactaaaacttatctaccagacttaactagataatcctgagataatactgatacaattccaaaccttcgtccgtcgctagcccactgatgccgctacctcccaactagagcacagctccgctacaagaccagcagctccccgctagtgcccgaacctcggaaaaagactagaatctcacagaaacgactgaaatgctatggaactctctgaattggcgagtcacaaatgaagcctcgcgcctctatttatagccaatgttcggacgatccgaaccatgtcggaagctccgatccggcacacttcg from the Primulina eburnea isolate SZY01 chromosome 3, ASM2296580v1, whole genome shotgun sequence genome contains:
- the LOC140827860 gene encoding uncharacterized protein — encoded protein: MSSLGTSKGILEIAKFAVYVTVPIGLMYFYANNAKNLQKFMGKRQYVVYPPEAPRPPSPEEMREMARELARKRDQK